A single window of Periophthalmus magnuspinnatus isolate fPerMag1 chromosome 22, fPerMag1.2.pri, whole genome shotgun sequence DNA harbors:
- the slirp gene encoding SRA stem-loop-interacting RNA-binding protein, mitochondrial: MAASSKKVFEVFVSRVPWTVAFKEMREYFNQFGQVKKCLLPFDKETGFHRGFCWVGFSSEEGLNNALQKEPHIIEGTKVQVQKNKRTFVQRSNKEDD, encoded by the exons ATGGCAGCGTCCTCAAAGAAGGTGTTTGAGGTGTTCGTGTCCAGAGTTCCCTGGACTGTTGCCTTCA AGGAAATGAGGGAATACTTCAACCAATTTGGACAAGTCAAGAAATGCCTGCTGCCCTTT GACAAAGAGACAGGTTTTCACAGAGGCTTCTGCTGGGTAGGCTTCAGTTCAGAGGAAGGACTGAACAATGCTTTACAGAAGGAGCCGCACATCATTGAAGGAACCAAG GTCCAAGTGCAGAAGAACAAACGGACATTTGTACAACGGTCAAACAAGGAAGATGATTGA
- the alkbh1 gene encoding nucleic acid dioxygenase ALKBH1 isoform X3, whose amino-acid sequence MSKMAAVMESGEDAFKQLFKFYKRRKPPPDFSEVINFSGNLCTGKVVPIKLNPTAVSDAAASRVGLRPALDWRAFGLQGCPGFIFISDPFRKDSQPFWIRQCLKTYPQKPNVCNLDMHMSPCDTQDIWERSVNSLSSPTPPRRQEKSLLERLRWVTLGYQYNWDTKLYSADHYTPFPADLQSLSQQIALGCGFGDFRPQAGILNYYRSDSSLGIHVDESELDHSCPLLSFCFGQSAIFLLGGKQRQDPPTAMFMHSGDVMVMSGQSRLFYHAVPRIVPANPSLFSSKLQNPPAPPDLQTQTTPLETNSVLEPVSEQDWAICLRRNLINTRWT is encoded by the exons ATGTCCAAGATGGCGGCTGTTATGGAAAGTGGGGAAGATGCATTCAAGCaactttttaagttttataagCGCAGAAAACCTCCACCAGACTTCAGTGAGGTGATCAACTTCTCCGGGAACCTTTGCACTGGCAAG GTGGTTCCGATCAAACTCAACCCCACTGCAGTCTCTGATGCTGCAGCCTCCAGAGTGGGTCTCAGACCAGCCCTGGACTGGAGAGCCTTTGGTCTTCAGGGATGCCCAG GATTCATCTTTATCTCAGACCCCTTTCGGAAAGACTCCCAGCCCTTCTGGATCCGACAGTGCCTGAAGACATACCCACAGAAGCCCAACGTATGTAACCTGGACATGCATATGTCCCCTTGTGATACCCAGGACATATGGGAACGCAGCGTGAACAGCCTCAG TTCACCAACCCCACCTAGACGCCAAGAGAAGAGTCTGCTGGAGCGACTGCGCTGGGTCACCCTAGGCTATCAATACAACTGGGACACTAAG CTGTATTCTGCAGACCACTACACCCCTTTTCCAGCTGATCTTCAGTCACTGTCGCAGCAAATCGCTCTGGGCTGCGGCTTCGGTGACTTTAGGCCTCAGGCAGGAATTCTCAACTACTACAGGAGTGACTCATCTCTGGGCATCCACGTGGACGAGTCCGAGCTGGACCACAgctgtcctctcctctcattctg TTTTGGGCAGTCAGCCATCTTTCTCCTCGGTGGTAAGCAGCGACAGGACCCCCCTACAGCCATGTTCATGCACAGCGGAGACGTGATGGTGATGTCCGGACAGAGCCGCCTTTTCTACCATGCTGTTCCCCGGATTGTCCCCGCTAACCCAAGCCTCTTCTCCTCCAAGCTCCAGAACCCCCCTGCTCCACCTGATCTGCAGACCCAGACCACCCCCCTAGAGACAAACTCAGTGCTGGAGCCAGTGTCGGAGCAGGACTGGGCCATATGTCTCAG AAGAAACCTCATCAACACCAGGTGGACctaa
- the alkbh1 gene encoding nucleic acid dioxygenase ALKBH1 isoform X1, which produces MSKMAAVMESGEDAFKQLFKFYKRRKPPPDFSEVINFSGNLCTGKVVPIKLNPTAVSDAAASRVGLRPALDWRAFGLQGCPGFIFISDPFRKDSQPFWIRQCLKTYPQKPNVCNLDMHMSPCDTQDIWERSVNSLSSPTPPRRQEKSLLERLRWVTLGYQYNWDTKLYSADHYTPFPADLQSLSQQIALGCGFGDFRPQAGILNYYRSDSSLGIHVDESELDHSCPLLSFCFGQSAIFLLGGKQRQDPPTAMFMHSGDVMVMSGQSRLFYHAVPRIVPANPSLFSSKLQNPPAPPDLQTQTTPLETNSVLEPVSEQDWAICLRYIESSRINVTVRQVLGPGQSFPHS; this is translated from the exons ATGTCCAAGATGGCGGCTGTTATGGAAAGTGGGGAAGATGCATTCAAGCaactttttaagttttataagCGCAGAAAACCTCCACCAGACTTCAGTGAGGTGATCAACTTCTCCGGGAACCTTTGCACTGGCAAG GTGGTTCCGATCAAACTCAACCCCACTGCAGTCTCTGATGCTGCAGCCTCCAGAGTGGGTCTCAGACCAGCCCTGGACTGGAGAGCCTTTGGTCTTCAGGGATGCCCAG GATTCATCTTTATCTCAGACCCCTTTCGGAAAGACTCCCAGCCCTTCTGGATCCGACAGTGCCTGAAGACATACCCACAGAAGCCCAACGTATGTAACCTGGACATGCATATGTCCCCTTGTGATACCCAGGACATATGGGAACGCAGCGTGAACAGCCTCAG TTCACCAACCCCACCTAGACGCCAAGAGAAGAGTCTGCTGGAGCGACTGCGCTGGGTCACCCTAGGCTATCAATACAACTGGGACACTAAG CTGTATTCTGCAGACCACTACACCCCTTTTCCAGCTGATCTTCAGTCACTGTCGCAGCAAATCGCTCTGGGCTGCGGCTTCGGTGACTTTAGGCCTCAGGCAGGAATTCTCAACTACTACAGGAGTGACTCATCTCTGGGCATCCACGTGGACGAGTCCGAGCTGGACCACAgctgtcctctcctctcattctg TTTTGGGCAGTCAGCCATCTTTCTCCTCGGTGGTAAGCAGCGACAGGACCCCCCTACAGCCATGTTCATGCACAGCGGAGACGTGATGGTGATGTCCGGACAGAGCCGCCTTTTCTACCATGCTGTTCCCCGGATTGTCCCCGCTAACCCAAGCCTCTTCTCCTCCAAGCTCCAGAACCCCCCTGCTCCACCTGATCTGCAGACCCAGACCACCCCCCTAGAGACAAACTCAGTGCTGGAGCCAGTGTCGGAGCAGGACTGGGCCATATGTCTCAGGTATATAGAGAGCTCCAGGATTAATGTGACTGTCAGACAAGTGCTGGGACCTGGCCAGAGCTTTCCTCACAGCTGA
- the alkbh1 gene encoding nucleic acid dioxygenase ALKBH1 isoform X2 has protein sequence MSKMAAVMESGEDAFKQLFKFYKRRKPPPDFSEVINFSGNLCTGKVVPIKLNPTAVSDAAASRVGLRPALDWRAFGLQGCPDSQPFWIRQCLKTYPQKPNVCNLDMHMSPCDTQDIWERSVNSLSSPTPPRRQEKSLLERLRWVTLGYQYNWDTKLYSADHYTPFPADLQSLSQQIALGCGFGDFRPQAGILNYYRSDSSLGIHVDESELDHSCPLLSFCFGQSAIFLLGGKQRQDPPTAMFMHSGDVMVMSGQSRLFYHAVPRIVPANPSLFSSKLQNPPAPPDLQTQTTPLETNSVLEPVSEQDWAICLRYIESSRINVTVRQVLGPGQSFPHS, from the exons ATGTCCAAGATGGCGGCTGTTATGGAAAGTGGGGAAGATGCATTCAAGCaactttttaagttttataagCGCAGAAAACCTCCACCAGACTTCAGTGAGGTGATCAACTTCTCCGGGAACCTTTGCACTGGCAAG GTGGTTCCGATCAAACTCAACCCCACTGCAGTCTCTGATGCTGCAGCCTCCAGAGTGGGTCTCAGACCAGCCCTGGACTGGAGAGCCTTTGGTCTTCAGGGATGCCCAG ACTCCCAGCCCTTCTGGATCCGACAGTGCCTGAAGACATACCCACAGAAGCCCAACGTATGTAACCTGGACATGCATATGTCCCCTTGTGATACCCAGGACATATGGGAACGCAGCGTGAACAGCCTCAG TTCACCAACCCCACCTAGACGCCAAGAGAAGAGTCTGCTGGAGCGACTGCGCTGGGTCACCCTAGGCTATCAATACAACTGGGACACTAAG CTGTATTCTGCAGACCACTACACCCCTTTTCCAGCTGATCTTCAGTCACTGTCGCAGCAAATCGCTCTGGGCTGCGGCTTCGGTGACTTTAGGCCTCAGGCAGGAATTCTCAACTACTACAGGAGTGACTCATCTCTGGGCATCCACGTGGACGAGTCCGAGCTGGACCACAgctgtcctctcctctcattctg TTTTGGGCAGTCAGCCATCTTTCTCCTCGGTGGTAAGCAGCGACAGGACCCCCCTACAGCCATGTTCATGCACAGCGGAGACGTGATGGTGATGTCCGGACAGAGCCGCCTTTTCTACCATGCTGTTCCCCGGATTGTCCCCGCTAACCCAAGCCTCTTCTCCTCCAAGCTCCAGAACCCCCCTGCTCCACCTGATCTGCAGACCCAGACCACCCCCCTAGAGACAAACTCAGTGCTGGAGCCAGTGTCGGAGCAGGACTGGGCCATATGTCTCAGGTATATAGAGAGCTCCAGGATTAATGTGACTGTCAGACAAGTGCTGGGACCTGGCCAGAGCTTTCCTCACAGCTGA
- the osr1 gene encoding protein odd-skipped-related 1 — protein MGSKSVAAPVPLHPSLPLGGYSLLQSTTGLQLPAEHLHGYGFSALHAVHLQHWALYPPLPLSRRALTKIPAHCSSVASFPLFPQLLRPRLSSKTKPRFDFANLAAAATQEDSVKVEDLSMSSIHSPPSQPPRSGYLCQDKVPPPSERRSSRGRMPSKTKKEFVCKFCGRHFTKSYNLLIHERTHTDERPYTCDICHKAFRRQDHLRDHRYIHSKEKPFKCLECGKGFCQSRTLAVHKTLHLQVKELRPPKVK, from the exons ATGGGCAGTAAGAGCGTGGCAGCCCCCGTgcccctccacccctccctgCCTCTGGGGGGGTACTCTCTGCTCCAAAGCACCACAGGGCTACAGCTGCCGGCAGAGCACCTCCACGGTTATGGCTTCAGTGCCCTTCATGCTGTGCACCTACAGCACTGGGCCCTGTAcccccctctgcccctgtccCGGAGAGCGCTGACTAAGATCCCGGCTCACTGTTCCTCTGTGgcctccttccccctcttccctcaGCTGCTCAGACCCAGACTCAGCTCCAAGACTAAACCTCGTTTTGACTTTGCTAACCTGGCCGCAGCAGCCACACAGGAGGACAGTGTGAAGGTGGAGGACCTGAGCATGAGCAGTATCCACAGCCCCCCTTCTCAGCCCCCCCGCTCAGGTTATCTTTGCCAGGACAAGGTGCCCCCTCCCTCTGAAAGAAGGTCCAGCCGAGGCCGAATGCCCTCCAAGACCAAGAAAGAGTTTGTCTGTAAATTCTGTGGACGCCATTTCACCAAATCATACAACCTGCTGATCCATGAGCGTACACACACGGACGAGAGGCCGTACACCTGTGACATCTGCCACAAAGCCTTTAGGAGACAGGACCACCTCAGGGACCAtag GTACATCCACTCCAAAGAGAAGCCCTTCAAATGCCTGGAGTGTGGAAAAGGTTTCTGTCAGTCGCGGACTTTGGCTGTGCACAAAACCTTACACCTCCAGGTCAAAGAACTGCGGCCGCCTAAGGTCAAATGA